Proteins encoded by one window of Blautia luti:
- a CDS encoding NAD(P)/FAD-dependent oxidoreductase, translating to MEKVIIIGAGPAGISAALYAVRGNLDPLVINNGIGALEKAEKIENYYGLEHPLSGQELYDTGIAQAKALGVRILDAQVLGVGGFDTFVVKTTKGEFETQSLILATGSRRAAPKIPGVKEFEGKGVSYCAICDAFFYRGKNVAVLGNGDFAMHEAKELSNTASTVTIYTNGEEPEFTPEGNISVNTMKIQSVEGDDLVSGIRLAPDIQAQEMNADAGQQANDFCPAAGVFIAMGTAGSTEIARQMGADLTEKGNIKVDENMETTIPGLYAAGDCTGGLLQVAKAVYEGAQAGINAGKYVRSLK from the coding sequence TTGGAGAAAGTGATAATCATAGGCGCCGGACCTGCTGGAATTTCCGCTGCACTTTATGCAGTAAGAGGAAATCTGGATCCGTTGGTAATCAATAACGGGATCGGGGCTTTGGAGAAAGCAGAGAAAATAGAAAATTATTACGGACTGGAGCATCCGTTGTCCGGTCAGGAATTGTATGATACGGGAATCGCCCAGGCGAAAGCGCTTGGTGTACGAATATTAGATGCACAGGTTCTTGGAGTCGGCGGTTTTGATACCTTTGTGGTAAAAACTACAAAGGGTGAATTTGAAACACAGAGCCTGATCCTTGCAACAGGAAGCAGACGTGCTGCACCGAAGATTCCGGGTGTTAAAGAATTTGAGGGAAAAGGTGTCAGCTACTGTGCAATCTGTGATGCTTTCTTTTACAGAGGCAAAAATGTAGCAGTTCTGGGAAACGGTGACTTTGCTATGCATGAAGCAAAGGAACTGTCCAATACAGCTTCTACAGTAACTATTTATACAAACGGTGAAGAACCGGAATTTACCCCTGAAGGAAATATCAGTGTAAATACAATGAAAATCCAGTCTGTAGAAGGGGATGACCTGGTATCAGGAATCCGTCTTGCACCAGATATACAGGCACAGGAAATGAATGCAGATGCAGGTCAGCAGGCAAATGATTTCTGCCCTGCAGCAGGTGTATTTATCGCGATGGGAACTGCCGGAAGTACCGAGATCGCCCGTCAGATGGGAGCGGATCTGACAGAAAAAGGCAATATCAAAGTTGATGAAAATATGGAAACAACTATTCCGGGACTTTATGCGGCAGGTGACTGCACCGGTGGACTTCTTCAGGTGGCGAAGGCTGTCTATGAGGGTGCACAGGCAGGCATTAATGCCGGAAAATATGTAAGATCATTAAAATAA
- the trxA gene encoding thioredoxin, which yields MAKEITVANFETEVLKSEKPILIDFWATWCGPCMRQGPIVEELAEEGYAVGKVDVDQNMALAQQFRVVSIPTMILFKDGAEAKRFVGLTSKEELKSALDA from the coding sequence ATGGCAAAAGAGATTACTGTAGCAAATTTTGAAACAGAAGTATTAAAATCCGAGAAACCGATCCTGATCGATTTCTGGGCAACATGGTGCGGACCATGCATGCGCCAGGGTCCAATCGTAGAAGAACTGGCAGAAGAAGGCTATGCAGTAGGTAAAGTAGACGTAGACCAGAACATGGCACTTGCACAGCAGTTCCGTGTAGTCAGCATTCCGACAATGATCCTGTTCAAGGACGGAGCAGAAGCGAAACGCTTCGTAGGTCTTACTTCCAAAGAAGAATTGAAGAGTGCTCTGGATGCATAA
- a CDS encoding FeoA family protein — MTLLETKTAQWYQVEEIHEWENVQRRLEALGILEGTRVQVLNQKRNGSTIIRVRGTRWALGKEIAGGIEVKEYHEQ; from the coding sequence ATGACATTACTTGAGACAAAGACTGCGCAATGGTATCAGGTGGAGGAGATCCATGAGTGGGAAAATGTACAGAGGCGTCTGGAGGCACTGGGAATCCTGGAGGGAACCAGAGTGCAGGTGCTGAATCAGAAAAGAAACGGCTCCACGATCATCCGTGTCCGCGGAACCAGATGGGCACTGGGAAAGGAAATCGCAGGGGGAATTGAGGTGAAAGAATATCATGAACAGTGA
- the feoB gene encoding ferrous iron transport protein B, with the protein MNSEHTIQVAFVGNPNCGKTTLFNALTGANLKVANWPGVTVEKKEGTAFYKGQKINLIDTPGIYSLTSYSIEEKVTRNCVMEDDIDVIVNVVDASSLERNLYLTLQLLELGKPVILAMNMMDIVKERGMEIDNHRLPEMLGNIPVVPVSARKRTGLNILLHAVKHHYEEDVQALVVKYSDEIENKITMVTEKLCEKYPELSFKRWTAIKLLEADEQMIKAYPVDLPTVLDRSYEKEIINGKYKYIEEIIEEVLFYKHSSKEEMTDRVDQILTHRIWGVPVFLGIMALVFFLTFTIGDLLKGVFETGLDALLNGATALLTSMKVADWMISLVVDGAIAGVGGILTFLPNIFILFLALGILEDSGYMARVAYVMDGIMGKVGLSGKAFLPMVLGFGCSVPAVMASRTLEKEEDRRRTIFLTPFMSCSARMPIYVLFSSIFFPDYAAAVAFSLYALGLVIAILIALIMGKIKKGDSAGSLLMELPEYKMPNARTIAIYVWEKVKDYLSKAGTTIFLASIVIWFVLNFGVHGMVQDVQESFGAVLGHWLEPVLAPAGLGLWQIALSLIAGLSAKEVVVSSMAVLFGIANINSAAGMAGLSTALAQYGFGPVNAYALMVFCLLYTPCMATVATIHKESASWKFTMKMVLFQLVLAYVAAVIVFQAGSLFL; encoded by the coding sequence ATGAACAGTGAACATACCATTCAGGTAGCTTTCGTGGGAAATCCTAACTGCGGAAAAACTACATTATTCAATGCTCTTACAGGAGCCAATCTGAAAGTTGCCAACTGGCCCGGAGTTACAGTAGAGAAAAAAGAAGGAACTGCATTCTATAAGGGACAGAAGATCAATTTGATCGATACGCCGGGTATTTACAGCCTTACTTCCTATTCCATAGAAGAGAAAGTTACAAGAAACTGTGTGATGGAAGATGATATTGATGTGATCGTCAATGTAGTGGACGCTTCTTCTCTGGAGCGAAATCTGTATCTGACTCTTCAGCTTCTGGAACTTGGAAAGCCTGTGATCCTGGCTATGAATATGATGGATATTGTGAAAGAACGTGGAATGGAGATTGATAATCATCGTCTCCCGGAAATGCTGGGAAATATCCCGGTAGTGCCAGTTTCAGCCAGAAAAAGAACCGGACTGAATATACTTCTTCATGCGGTCAAGCACCATTATGAAGAAGATGTACAGGCACTGGTAGTAAAATATTCTGATGAGATTGAGAATAAGATCACAATGGTGACAGAGAAATTGTGTGAAAAATATCCTGAACTGAGTTTTAAACGCTGGACGGCTATCAAGCTTCTGGAAGCAGATGAGCAGATGATAAAGGCGTATCCGGTGGATCTGCCGACAGTTCTGGACAGAAGTTATGAAAAAGAAATCATCAATGGCAAATACAAATATATTGAAGAAATCATAGAGGAAGTACTGTTTTACAAGCACTCTTCCAAGGAAGAGATGACTGACCGTGTGGATCAGATCCTGACACACAGGATCTGGGGCGTTCCTGTATTTCTGGGAATCATGGCACTGGTATTTTTCCTGACGTTTACCATCGGCGATCTTTTGAAAGGAGTATTTGAAACAGGCCTGGATGCATTGCTGAATGGAGCGACAGCATTGCTCACATCTATGAAAGTGGCAGACTGGATGATCTCCCTTGTGGTGGATGGAGCAATTGCCGGGGTAGGTGGAATCCTTACATTTCTGCCTAATATCTTTATTCTGTTCCTGGCACTGGGAATTCTGGAAGACAGCGGGTATATGGCGAGAGTTGCCTACGTCATGGATGGGATCATGGGAAAGGTAGGACTTTCCGGAAAAGCATTCCTGCCTATGGTGCTTGGATTCGGCTGCAGTGTTCCTGCAGTCATGGCATCCAGAACGCTGGAAAAAGAAGAGGACAGAAGAAGAACGATCTTTTTGACACCATTTATGTCCTGTTCTGCCAGAATGCCGATCTATGTGCTGTTTTCTTCAATATTTTTCCCGGACTATGCAGCTGCGGTAGCATTTTCCCTGTATGCACTGGGGCTGGTCATTGCTATTCTTATTGCGTTGATCATGGGAAAAATAAAAAAGGGTGACAGTGCAGGAAGCCTTCTTATGGAACTCCCGGAATACAAGATGCCAAATGCAAGGACGATTGCCATTTACGTGTGGGAAAAGGTGAAAGACTATCTGAGTAAGGCAGGAACCACCATTTTTCTTGCATCTATTGTAATCTGGTTTGTGTTGAATTTCGGCGTACATGGAATGGTACAGGATGTGCAGGAAAGTTTCGGTGCTGTCCTGGGACACTGGCTGGAACCAGTACTTGCACCTGCAGGACTGGGATTGTGGCAGATCGCCCTTTCTCTTATTGCTGGACTTTCTGCAAAAGAAGTGGTAGTATCAAGTATGGCAGTGCTCTTTGGCATTGCAAATATTAACTCAGCAGCCGGTATGGCCGGTTTATCCACTGCTCTTGCACAGTACGGTTTCGGACCGGTCAATGCTTATGCACTGATGGTATTCTGCCTGCTTTATACACCTTGTATGGCAACAGTGGCGACCATTCATAAGGAGAGCGCATCCTGGAAGTTCACCATGAAGATGGTGCTGTTTCAGCTTGTCCTGGCCTACGTCGCTGCTGTGATCGTATTTCAGGCAGGGAGTTTATTTTTATGA
- a CDS encoding B12-binding domain-containing radical SAM protein — translation MKIMLAAFNAKYIHSNLAVYDLKAYAQKYASNVILKEYTINQQKDDILRDIYLEQPDVVCVSCYIWNITFVKELMRDLAKILPGVSFWAGGPEVSFDAPQFLEENQEFTGVMAGEGEETFLELAGHYIEQKPEELKEITGICYRDAEGIHHNGWRHILDLSSIPFIYENLEDFKNRIIYYESSRGCPFSCSYCLSSIDKKLRFRDTELVKKELQFFLDHKVPQVKFVDRTFNCKHDHAMEIWKYIKEHDNGITNFHFEISADLLREEELQVMEGMRPGLIQLEIGVQSTNPQTIKAIHRTMDFQELTRIVNRIHSFGNIHQHLDLIAGLPYEDYDSFRKSFNDVYALKPEQLQLGFLKVLKGSHMQEMCGEYGIVHKEQEPYEVLFTRWVDYGDVLKLKTVENMVEVYYNSGQFKKTLEYAERFFEDAFSIYERLGQFYVEKGYGDVSHSRMRRYEILLEFLETIPGISREEIADQMVMDLYLRENLKSRPGFASDQKAYEKPVWDFRKKENVAKNAHVEVFGDKKAVLFDYNHRDPLTNNAYVEDVTEQVFEKAQSLV, via the coding sequence ATGAAAATCATGTTAGCGGCATTTAATGCCAAATATATACATTCCAATCTTGCAGTCTATGATCTGAAAGCATATGCGCAGAAATACGCATCCAATGTGATCCTTAAAGAATACACTATCAATCAGCAGAAAGATGACATCCTTCGAGATATCTATCTGGAACAGCCGGATGTGGTGTGTGTTTCCTGTTATATCTGGAACATTACCTTTGTGAAGGAGCTGATGCGTGATCTTGCGAAAATTCTTCCGGGCGTTTCCTTCTGGGCAGGCGGCCCGGAAGTTTCTTTTGATGCGCCTCAGTTTCTGGAAGAGAATCAGGAATTTACCGGTGTGATGGCAGGGGAAGGGGAGGAAACTTTCCTGGAGCTTGCCGGACATTATATAGAGCAGAAACCGGAGGAACTGAAAGAAATCACCGGGATCTGTTACAGAGATGCAGAGGGAATCCATCACAATGGATGGAGACACATTCTGGATCTGTCCTCGATTCCCTTTATCTATGAAAATCTGGAGGATTTCAAAAACCGTATTATTTATTATGAGAGCAGCAGAGGCTGTCCTTTTTCCTGCAGCTACTGTCTTTCTTCCATTGATAAAAAGCTCAGGTTCAGGGATACGGAGCTGGTAAAAAAAGAACTGCAGTTTTTCCTGGATCATAAGGTACCGCAGGTAAAATTTGTGGACAGGACTTTTAACTGTAAACATGATCATGCAATGGAAATCTGGAAATATATCAAAGAGCATGACAATGGGATCACAAATTTCCATTTCGAGATTTCCGCAGATCTTCTCAGGGAAGAGGAGCTGCAGGTGATGGAAGGAATGCGCCCGGGACTGATCCAGCTGGAGATCGGTGTACAGTCCACCAATCCACAGACTATCAAAGCTATTCACAGAACCATGGATTTTCAGGAACTTACCAGGATCGTAAACAGGATCCACAGTTTCGGAAATATCCATCAGCATCTGGATCTGATTGCTGGATTGCCATATGAAGATTATGACAGTTTCAGAAAGTCCTTTAATGATGTATATGCCCTGAAACCGGAGCAGCTGCAGCTGGGATTTTTGAAGGTATTAAAAGGATCCCATATGCAGGAAATGTGCGGGGAATACGGGATCGTCCATAAAGAACAGGAGCCGTATGAGGTTCTTTTTACCAGATGGGTGGATTACGGAGATGTTTTAAAGCTGAAAACTGTGGAAAATATGGTGGAAGTGTATTATAATAGTGGTCAATTCAAAAAGACTCTTGAATATGCGGAGAGATTTTTTGAAGATGCTTTTTCCATCTATGAACGCCTGGGGCAGTTTTATGTGGAAAAGGGATACGGAGATGTTTCACACAGCAGGATGCGGCGTTATGAAATCCTTCTGGAGTTTCTGGAAACCATACCTGGAATTTCCAGAGAGGAGATTGCAGACCAGATGGTCATGGATCTTTATCTGCGGGAGAATCTGAAGAGCAGACCTGGATTTGCCAGCGACCAGAAAGCCTATGAGAAGCCTGTATGGGATTTCCGAAAGAAAGAAAATGTAGCGAAAAATGCACATGTAGAAGTATTTGGAGATAAAAAAGCTGTGCTGTTCGATTATAATCATCGTGATCCTCTGACAAACAATGCCTATGTGGAGGATGTAACAGAACAGGTATTTGAAAAAGCACAGAGTCTGGTATGA
- a CDS encoding AIR synthase-related protein: MRLGQAAMEALRAEITGCLQPGDELAVVCPVGLKGTSIIAEQKKERLAEQFSAGFIYNCRTLFRDYGAGETVSVKDSTVWKMAQEAGVSALYAMKEGGFLSALWKMAEASQVGLTVDFRKVPIRQETIEVCEIFDINPYRLESEGSVLLGIRGGQELVQKLRQEGYMAEIIGQTNDGNDRLLYSGSGVRYLERPGEDELYKIKML, translated from the coding sequence ATGAGACTGGGACAGGCGGCAATGGAAGCTCTGAGAGCCGAGATCACAGGATGTCTGCAGCCGGGAGATGAGCTGGCAGTTGTATGTCCGGTAGGGCTGAAAGGAACCTCCATTATTGCGGAACAGAAGAAAGAGAGACTGGCAGAGCAGTTTTCTGCCGGGTTTATTTATAACTGCAGGACACTTTTCAGAGATTATGGAGCTGGAGAAACGGTATCTGTAAAGGACAGTACGGTATGGAAGATGGCGCAGGAGGCAGGTGTCAGTGCACTTTATGCCATGAAGGAAGGCGGCTTTTTAAGTGCACTGTGGAAAATGGCAGAGGCGTCACAGGTGGGGCTGACTGTGGATTTTCGTAAGGTGCCTATACGACAGGAGACCATAGAGGTATGTGAGATCTTTGATATCAATCCGTACAGACTGGAATCCGAAGGCTCTGTTCTGTTGGGAATCCGAGGCGGTCAGGAACTGGTACAGAAACTTCGTCAGGAAGGATATATGGCAGAGATCATCGGACAGACAAACGATGGAAACGACAGGCTTCTGTACAGCGGTTCCGGTGTCCGTTATCTGGAACGTCCGGGAGAGGACGAACTTTATAAGATAAAAATGTTATAA
- a CDS encoding tRNA (cytidine(34)-2'-O)-methyltransferase — MAKLNIVLHEPEIPANTGNIGRTCVATGTRLHLIEPLGFSLSEKALKRAGMDYWKDLDVTTYLDFEDFLEKNPGAKIYYATTKAPQTYTDVHYEEDCYIMFGKESAGIPEDILVKNQETCVRIPMIGDIRSLNLSNSVAIVLYEALRQNNFDHMNLEGHLRNYDWK; from the coding sequence ATGGCAAAACTTAATATTGTACTTCATGAGCCGGAGATTCCGGCGAATACAGGAAATATCGGCCGTACCTGTGTAGCAACAGGTACCAGACTTCATCTCATTGAGCCTCTGGGTTTTTCTCTGAGTGAAAAAGCCTTAAAGAGAGCCGGAATGGACTACTGGAAAGATCTGGATGTGACCACATATCTGGATTTCGAAGACTTTTTGGAGAAGAATCCGGGAGCAAAAATTTACTATGCAACGACAAAAGCACCGCAGACTTACACAGACGTTCATTACGAAGAAGACTGCTACATCATGTTCGGAAAAGAGAGCGCCGGAATTCCGGAAGATATTCTGGTAAAGAACCAGGAAACCTGCGTAAGGATCCCGATGATCGGAGACATCCGTTCCCTGAATCTGAGCAACTCTGTAGCCATCGTTTTGTACGAAGCACTGCGCCAGAATAATTTTGACCACATGAATCTGGAAGGACATCTGAGAAATTACGACTGGAAATAA
- a CDS encoding TetR-like C-terminal domain-containing protein, whose translation MPNATKAALEESLKRLLLKKPLDKITITDLTTDCGISRMAFYYHFKDIYDLVEWSCVEDGAKALQGKKTSESWTEGLTQIFEAVLENKPFIMNVYRNADRERMENYLYKLTYDLIAGVVEEKSKGLDLTEEDKKFIANFYKYGFVGIMIEWIQAGMKEDIEELVNKMSLTLHDTVTTSVQNFQQDK comes from the coding sequence ATGCCAAATGCGACCAAAGCAGCACTGGAAGAATCTCTGAAAAGGCTTCTTCTGAAAAAACCTCTGGACAAGATTACGATCACAGACCTCACCACAGACTGCGGAATCAGCCGTATGGCTTTTTACTACCATTTCAAAGATATCTATGATCTGGTAGAATGGTCCTGCGTAGAAGACGGGGCAAAGGCGCTTCAGGGAAAGAAGACTTCCGAGTCCTGGACAGAGGGACTGACTCAGATTTTTGAGGCAGTTCTGGAAAACAAACCATTTATCATGAATGTTTACAGAAATGCAGACAGGGAACGAATGGAAAATTATCTTTACAAACTCACTTATGATCTGATCGCCGGTGTGGTGGAAGAGAAGAGTAAAGGATTGGATCTCACGGAAGAGGATAAGAAATTCATTGCGAATTTTTATAAATATGGGTTCGTAGGAATCATGATCGAGTGGATCCAGGCAGGAATGAAAGAGGATATCGAGGAACTGGTAAATAAGATGAGTCTGACTCTTCATGATACTGTAACGACTTCTGTTCAGAATTTCCAACAGGATAAATAA
- a CDS encoding oleate hydratase, with amino-acid sequence MSKNKGLGLVSALAVGAGVAAVAAGKKYKTAETKKKEEYDALHNTSEYRNTERGKYEKNSKGIYYSNGNYEAFAHPRKPEGVDDKHAYIVGSGLASLAAACFLVRDGQMPGKNIHILEAMDIAGGACDGIFDPSRGYVMRGGREMENHFECLWDLFRSIPSIETPGVSVLDEYYWLNKEDPNYSLCRATKERGKDAHTDGKFNLSQKGCMEIMKLFMTKDEDLYDKTIEDVFDDEVFDSTFWLYWRTMFAFENWHSALEMKLYFQRFIHHISGLPDFSALKFTKYNQYESLILPMQKYLETAGVEFQFNTEVTNVLFEFEGNKKIAKAIECKVNGVEKGIVLTENDLVFVTNGSCTEGTIYGDQNHAPNGDAEVRTSGCWSLWKNIAKQDPSFGHPEKFCSDIAKTNWESATVTTLDDKIIPYITDICKRDPRTGKVVTGGIVSCQDSSWLMSWTINRQGQFKDQDKDKVCVWVYGLFTDVPGDYIKKPMKDCTGKEITEEWLYHLGVPVEEIEDLAENSAVCVPTMMPYITAFFMPRTKGDRPDVIPDGCVNFAFLGQFAETPRDTVFTTEYSVRTAMEAVYGLLGVDRGVPEVWGSVYDIRELLDSSVKLMDGKSPLEIELPGPLDMLKKPLLKVVKGTVIEKVLRDHDVIKEYMM; translated from the coding sequence ATGAGTAAAAATAAAGGTTTAGGACTTGTATCCGCATTAGCAGTTGGAGCTGGCGTAGCAGCAGTGGCAGCAGGAAAGAAATACAAAACAGCAGAAACAAAGAAGAAAGAAGAATATGATGCACTTCACAACACAAGTGAATACCGCAATACAGAGCGTGGAAAATATGAGAAAAACAGTAAAGGAATCTATTATTCCAACGGTAACTACGAAGCATTTGCCCACCCGAGAAAACCAGAGGGTGTAGATGACAAACATGCTTACATCGTAGGAAGCGGACTTGCATCTCTTGCAGCAGCTTGTTTCCTTGTACGTGACGGACAGATGCCTGGAAAGAATATCCACATTCTGGAAGCAATGGACATTGCAGGCGGTGCATGTGATGGTATCTTCGATCCGAGCAGAGGATATGTAATGCGTGGCGGACGTGAGATGGAAAACCATTTCGAATGCTTATGGGATCTTTTCAGAAGTATTCCATCCATTGAAACACCAGGGGTATCCGTACTTGACGAATACTACTGGCTGAACAAAGAAGACCCGAACTATTCTCTCTGCCGTGCAACAAAAGAGAGAGGCAAGGATGCACATACAGACGGTAAATTCAATCTGAGCCAGAAAGGCTGTATGGAGATTATGAAGTTGTTCATGACAAAGGATGAAGATCTCTATGACAAGACCATTGAAGATGTATTTGATGACGAAGTATTTGATTCTACATTCTGGTTATACTGGAGAACTATGTTTGCATTCGAGAACTGGCACAGTGCATTGGAGATGAAACTGTACTTCCAGAGATTTATTCATCATATTTCCGGACTTCCGGATTTCAGCGCTCTGAAATTTACAAAATACAATCAGTATGAATCACTGATCCTGCCGATGCAGAAATATCTGGAGACAGCAGGTGTGGAATTTCAGTTCAATACAGAAGTTACAAACGTGCTCTTTGAGTTTGAAGGAAACAAGAAGATCGCCAAAGCAATCGAGTGTAAGGTAAACGGCGTAGAAAAGGGAATCGTTCTGACAGAGAATGACCTTGTATTTGTAACAAATGGAAGCTGTACAGAGGGAACAATTTACGGTGATCAGAACCATGCACCGAACGGAGATGCAGAAGTTCGTACAAGCGGATGCTGGAGCCTCTGGAAAAATATCGCAAAACAGGATCCGTCTTTCGGACATCCTGAGAAATTTTGTTCCGATATTGCAAAGACAAACTGGGAGTCAGCAACAGTTACAACTCTGGATGATAAGATCATTCCTTATATTACAGATATCTGCAAACGTGATCCGAGAACAGGTAAGGTTGTTACCGGCGGTATCGTAAGCTGTCAGGATTCCAGCTGGCTGATGAGCTGGACTATCAACAGACAGGGACAGTTCAAGGATCAGGATAAAGATAAGGTTTGTGTATGGGTATATGGTCTGTTTACAGATGTACCTGGTGATTATATCAAGAAACCTATGAAAGATTGTACAGGTAAGGAGATCACAGAGGAGTGGCTGTATCATCTGGGTGTTCCGGTTGAGGAGATTGAAGATCTGGCTGAGAACAGTGCAGTTTGTGTTCCGACTATGATGCCTTATATCACAGCATTCTTCATGCCGAGAACAAAAGGAGACAGACCTGATGTTATTCCGGATGGATGTGTAAACTTCGCATTCTTAGGACAGTTCGCTGAGACTCCAAGAGATACTGTATTTACTACTGAGTATTCTGTAAGAACTGCTATGGAGGCTGTTTATGGACTTCTTGGTGTGGACAGAGGTGTGCCGGAAGTATGGGGTAGTGTTTATGATATCAGAGAGTTGCTGGACAGCAGCGTGAAGCTGATGGATGGGAAATCTCCACTGGAAATTGAACTTCCTGGACCACTGGATATGCTGAAGAAACCATTGTTGAAAGTTGTTAAGGGCACGGTGATTGAGAAAGTACTCAGGGATCATGATGTGATTAAAGAGTATATGATGTAA